Proteins from one Nitrobacteraceae bacterium AZCC 2146 genomic window:
- a CDS encoding NitT/TauT family transport system ATP-binding protein (product_source=KO:K02049; cath_funfam=3.40.50.300; cog=COG1116; ko=KO:K02049; pfam=PF00005; smart=SM00382; superfamily=52540), whose protein sequence is MTFIELTDVDLVYGSSKGKAASEDTLAVCSASLRIADGEFVAIVGPSGCGKSTLLKLVAGLAKPSRGGVRVGGEEVLHPLKTVGMAFQNATLLPWRNIRDNVMLPLEIVEPHRSRQKLDYEKNRDRAQSLLAKVGLSGFADRMPWQLSGGMQQRAQLCRALIHEPSILLLDEPFAALDAFTREELWGVLQELWSSRKCTIILVTHELREAAFLADTVHVMSSRPGRVVQSRSVDLPRPRTLDSTFEPEFVELVQDLRRHIRPEKTS, encoded by the coding sequence ATGACGTTTATTGAGTTGACCGACGTCGATCTGGTCTATGGATCTTCCAAAGGGAAGGCGGCCAGCGAGGATACGCTGGCGGTGTGCTCTGCCAGCCTTCGCATCGCTGACGGCGAATTCGTCGCAATCGTGGGGCCGAGTGGCTGCGGCAAGTCGACTCTGCTCAAGCTCGTCGCCGGCCTCGCAAAACCAAGCCGCGGCGGCGTTCGGGTCGGTGGCGAAGAGGTGCTGCACCCGCTGAAGACCGTCGGCATGGCATTCCAGAACGCGACCTTGCTGCCCTGGCGGAATATTCGCGACAACGTGATGCTGCCGCTCGAAATCGTCGAGCCGCATCGCAGTCGGCAGAAGCTTGACTACGAGAAAAACCGAGACCGTGCCCAAAGCCTGCTGGCCAAGGTTGGATTGTCAGGCTTTGCCGATCGAATGCCCTGGCAACTGTCGGGTGGCATGCAGCAGCGCGCCCAGCTTTGCCGCGCCCTGATCCACGAGCCTTCGATCCTGCTGCTCGATGAGCCATTTGCCGCGCTCGATGCGTTTACGCGAGAGGAGTTGTGGGGCGTCTTGCAGGAATTGTGGTCATCCCGGAAGTGCACGATCATCCTCGTGACGCACGAACTGCGCGAAGCTGCGTTCCTCGCGGACACTGTTCACGTCATGAGCTCAAGGCCGGGTCGTGTCGTTCAGAGCCGTTCGGTCGATTTGCCGCGACCGCGAACGCTTGATTCGACGTTCGAGCCGGAATTTGTCGAGCTGGTGCAGGATCTTCGGCGCCACATTCGTCCGGAGAAGACATCGTGA
- a CDS encoding NitT/TauT family transport system permease protein (product_source=KO:K02050; cath_funfam=1.10.3720.10; cog=COG0600; ko=KO:K02050; pfam=PF00528; superfamily=161098; transmembrane_helix_parts=Inside_1_8,TMhelix_9_31,Outside_32_60,TMhelix_61_83,Inside_84_95,TMhelix_96_118,Outside_119_122,TMhelix_123_145,Inside_146_171,TMhelix_172_194,Outside_195_213,TMhelix_214_236,Inside_237_261): MSGNALERIAPWCAAAVFVAVWWIVVAAFGIKSFVLPTPWETVVALFNYRYALLTNGLATLATTLLGFALAVVFGVAMGIVVGSSRLAYSALYPLLVGFNSVPKAALVPVFVIWFGAGTVPAVVTAFMLSFFPIVANIATAFATIEPELLEVMRSLGASQRDMTVKIGIPRSLPFFFASLKIAITLAFVGSVIAEIVAGNSGIGNVMLIASSSFNVPLVFAALIVVGVMGVGMYAIFDLAERRMTGWSVRGAGLMQQAGGG; the protein is encoded by the coding sequence GTGAGCGGCAATGCGCTTGAGCGCATAGCCCCTTGGTGCGCCGCTGCGGTGTTTGTCGCTGTGTGGTGGATTGTCGTCGCCGCCTTTGGCATTAAGAGTTTCGTGTTGCCGACACCATGGGAAACCGTGGTGGCGCTGTTTAATTACCGTTACGCGTTGCTGACCAACGGTCTAGCGACGTTAGCAACGACGTTACTCGGTTTCGCCCTGGCGGTGGTGTTCGGGGTGGCCATGGGCATTGTCGTCGGCTCGTCCAGGCTGGCCTACAGCGCGCTGTATCCGCTTTTAGTCGGCTTCAACAGCGTCCCCAAGGCCGCTCTCGTACCGGTCTTTGTCATCTGGTTCGGCGCCGGCACCGTGCCTGCGGTAGTCACAGCGTTTATGTTGTCATTCTTTCCGATCGTGGCCAACATTGCCACGGCGTTTGCGACGATCGAGCCCGAACTGCTGGAAGTGATGCGATCGCTCGGCGCCTCGCAGCGGGACATGACGGTCAAGATCGGAATCCCGCGCTCGCTTCCATTTTTCTTCGCATCGTTGAAAATCGCCATCACGCTCGCCTTCGTCGGCTCCGTGATTGCGGAGATCGTTGCCGGCAACTCTGGAATCGGAAATGTCATGCTGATCGCGAGTTCGAGCTTCAACGTGCCGCTGGTTTTCGCGGCGCTGATTGTTGTCGGCGTGATGGGCGTCGGGATGTATGCGATTTTCGATTTGGCCGAACGGCGGATGACCGGTTGGTCTGTCCGGGGTGCCGGCCTGATGCAGCAGGCCGGTGGCGGCTAA
- a CDS encoding 4-hydroxy-3-polyprenylbenzoate decarboxylase (product_source=KO:K03186; cath_funfam=3.40.50.1950; cog=COG0163; ko=KO:K03186; pfam=PF02441; superfamily=52507; tigrfam=TIGR00421): MAVQRLIVGITGASGAVYGQTALKALRLAGVETHLVISRSGQITIAHELKIKVSDLSALADVTYRVDDIGAAISSGSFPTVGMLVAPCSIRTLAEIACGVTSSLLTRAADVVLKERRRLVLMVRETPFHLGHLRSMTQVTEMGAIVMPPVPAFYTCPTTIEDIVNHSVGRALDLFGLKNDLVPRWGETIGIGSPR; the protein is encoded by the coding sequence ATGGCTGTACAAAGACTGATTGTCGGCATTACAGGGGCGTCGGGGGCTGTGTACGGCCAGACAGCCCTGAAAGCGTTGCGTCTCGCGGGCGTCGAGACTCATCTCGTCATCTCGCGTTCCGGCCAGATCACGATCGCGCATGAATTGAAGATCAAGGTATCGGACCTGTCAGCGCTCGCCGATGTGACCTATAGGGTGGACGATATCGGCGCAGCGATATCGAGTGGCTCGTTCCCCACCGTGGGAATGCTCGTTGCGCCCTGTTCAATCAGGACCTTGGCGGAGATCGCCTGCGGCGTGACGTCGAGCCTGCTGACGCGGGCGGCGGACGTTGTGCTCAAGGAGCGGCGTCGGCTCGTGCTGATGGTTCGCGAAACGCCGTTTCATCTCGGCCACCTGCGGTCGATGACCCAGGTGACGGAAATGGGCGCGATTGTAATGCCGCCGGTGCCGGCGTTCTACACATGCCCCACCACGATCGAGGATATTGTCAATCATTCGGTGGGGCGCGCCCTCGATCTGTTTGGCCTGAAGAACGATCTGGTGCCACGTTGGGGCGAAACGATCGGCATTGGATCGCCGCGCTGA
- a CDS encoding putative DNA-binding ribbon-helix-helix protein (product_source=COG4321; cath_funfam=3.30.56.50; cog=COG4321; pfam=PF13467): MDVQTEQQRCLELGGRKACVSLESDFWECLEQIAEQSGTTVDRLAAEIGRDMDKAELSAVLRVFVLSHFQQKAGWIPSDEANDSITEPASPYRMLGKRKCH; encoded by the coding sequence ATGGACGTGCAGACCGAACAGCAGCGATGCCTCGAACTCGGAGGCCGCAAGGCCTGTGTGAGCCTGGAGAGCGATTTTTGGGAATGTCTCGAGCAGATAGCGGAGCAATCCGGGACGACGGTTGACCGGCTGGCCGCCGAAATTGGCCGCGACATGGACAAGGCTGAGTTGTCTGCGGTCCTTCGGGTTTTCGTGCTTTCGCACTTCCAGCAAAAGGCTGGCTGGATTCCGTCGGATGAAGCAAATGACAGTATCACCGAACCGGCATCTCCGTATAGGATGTTGGGAAAGAGAAAATGCCATTAG
- a CDS encoding putative DNA-binding ribbon-helix-helix protein (product_source=COG4321; cog=COG4321; pfam=PF13467; superfamily=53901): MKSPVVKRSIVVAGHKTSVSLEEAFWIGMKEISNRRSMTLSELVAEIDKNRQQGNLSSAIRLFVLAHYQERSAVLTY, encoded by the coding sequence ATGAAATCGCCTGTTGTTAAACGATCGATTGTCGTTGCCGGGCACAAGACCAGCGTCAGCCTCGAGGAGGCGTTCTGGATCGGCATGAAGGAGATATCGAACAGGCGAAGCATGACGCTGTCGGAACTTGTCGCCGAGATCGACAAGAATCGCCAGCAAGGCAACTTGTCCTCAGCAATCCGCCTTTTCGTGCTGGCACACTATCAGGAACGATCGGCAGTCTTGACGTACTGA
- a CDS encoding hypothetical protein (product_source=Hypo-rule applied) → MKGVASRCEPSLLKPVVESLSSKASPYFVQDADHSFHVLVRTGRNDRDVMIELLDALVTWVSAIAPRKQL, encoded by the coding sequence ATGAAGGGCGTTGCAAGCCGCTGTGAGCCTTCGCTTCTCAAACCGGTCGTCGAAAGTCTCAGCTCGAAAGCCTCACCTTATTTCGTGCAAGATGCCGATCACTCGTTCCATGTTCTGGTACGCACCGGTCGAAACGACCGCGACGTCATGATCGAGCTTCTCGACGCCCTTGTGACGTGGGTTTCCGCCATCGCTCCGCGAAAGCAGCTGTGA
- a CDS encoding hypothetical protein (product_source=Hypo-rule applied; pfam=PF05016), translated as MRASTGQRRDTDASPILSKARCAKFSVKFGDLQTANNLPTIGADNRQAGRDRPELAPNLRSFPVGNYVIFYIPGSHGIKVLRVLNARQDISTEDSDCSNHRQILSSTE; from the coding sequence ATGCGCGCGAGCACGGGGCAGCGGCGGGACACGGATGCCTCGCCGATCTTGTCCAAGGCACGGTGTGCAAAATTCTCGGTCAAGTTCGGTGATCTCCAGACGGCGAACAATCTGCCGACCATCGGGGCGGACAACCGCCAGGCGGGACGCGATCGGCCGGAACTGGCACCGAACCTGCGCAGCTTCCCGGTCGGCAACTACGTCATCTTCTACATTCCAGGATCACACGGCATCAAGGTCCTGCGTGTCCTCAACGCTCGGCAGGACATTTCGACTGAGGATTCTGATTGCAGCAACCACCGGCAGATCCTCTCATCAACGGAATGA
- a CDS encoding regulator of RNase E activity RraA (product_source=COG0684; cath_funfam=2.30.40.10; cog=COG0684) — MNWQEPIGCGGVAIFPDDVIVVDADGAVVIPKAIVEEVTAICVEQERLETWVMNEVGKGIPLPGLYPPNADNKLRYEASKTEG; from the coding sequence GTGAATTGGCAAGAACCAATCGGGTGCGGCGGGGTTGCCATCTTTCCGGATGACGTGATTGTCGTCGATGCCGATGGTGCCGTTGTCATCCCAAAAGCGATCGTTGAAGAAGTCACGGCAATTTGTGTCGAGCAGGAACGGCTCGAAACTTGGGTTATGAACGAGGTCGGGAAAGGTATTCCTCTCCCAGGGCTCTATCCGCCAAATGCGGACAACAAATTGCGCTACGAAGCATCGAAGACTGAAGGATGA
- a CDS encoding ABC-type amino acid transport system permease subunit (product_source=COG0765; cath_funfam=1.10.3720.10; cog=COG0765; pfam=PF00528; superfamily=161098), which yields MQSSGYLAETFRSGFEGLPKGQLEAALAVGMSRWRIVSRIEVPQVGLVVAPLVINQLAVVVAKHRTIWPVAWLCEAMGVSRSGYLLPVSLS from the coding sequence TTGCAATCGAGCGGATATCTTGCGGAAACATTTCGATCTGGATTTGAAGGGCTTCCGAAAGGCCAGCTTGAGGCCGCGCTGGCCGTCGGAATGAGCCGTTGGCGCATCGTGTCCCGAATCGAAGTGCCACAGGTGGGATTGGTGGTTGCTCCGTTGGTGATCAATCAGCTCGCGGTCGTCGTCGCGAAGCACCGGACTATCTGGCCGGTGGCATGGCTATGTGAAGCGATGGGCGTGTCCCGGTCGGGCTATCTGTTGCCGGTCTCACTTTCGTGA
- a CDS encoding transposase (product_source=COG4584; cog=COG4584; superfamily=46689) encodes MSYRLARGTTMQLVLVLRHQGLTERVIARMLGVSNGVVHGCVRRARLAGLSWPLPEGLDDEGLELLLFPAPAAAEQSDRRPAPDWVYVEKELRRRSVTRLLLWEEYRAANPDGFG; translated from the coding sequence ATGAGCTACAGATTGGCGCGAGGCACGACGATGCAGCTTGTACTGGTTCTAAGGCACCAGGGCCTGACCGAGCGCGTCATTGCGCGCATGTTGGGAGTGAGCAATGGCGTCGTGCACGGTTGTGTGCGGCGAGCGCGCCTTGCCGGGTTGAGCTGGCCGCTGCCCGAGGGCCTGGACGACGAGGGCCTGGAGCTTCTGCTGTTTCCGGCGCCTGCGGCGGCGGAGCAAAGCGACCGGCGACCGGCACCCGACTGGGTGTATGTCGAGAAGGAGCTGCGCCGTCGCAGCGTAACGCGCCTGCTATTGTGGGAAGAGTACCGCGCAGCCAATCCCGACGGCTTTGGCTAG
- a CDS encoding putative acyl esterase (product_source=COG2936; cath_funfam=2.60.120.260,3.40.50.1820; cog=COG2936; ko=KO:K06978; pfam=PF02129,PF08530; superfamily=49785,53474), which translates to MFDNLRNNVKKMREEMVRSTEQDGMLIDWDVEIRMDDGVVLRADVFRPIESGKWPVLLTYGPYAKGLSFQEGYPSAWQSMAADHPDVAYGSTNKYQNWEVVDPEKWVCHGYVCVRVDSRGTGRSPGFVDHFSPRESRDFFECIEWAGVQSWSNGKVGLNGISYYGINQWQVASLQPPHLAAMCIWEGSADWYRDMTHHGGILSTFWANWYDMQVKTVQFGLGERGPRSKVTGALVCGDQTMSDHELAANRCSFGDDILAHPLDDDYHKARSPDWNKVTVPFLSAANWGGQGLHPRGNFEGYIRAASKEKWLECHGLEHWTHFYTDYGRALQKRFFDFYLKGKANGWDEQPKVQLQIRHTDRFVERHEADWPLPKTVWTKFYLDPTDQTLSLEPPSKPAKIAFDALGDGLTFMSKPMPEDTEITGPLAAGLRISSSTEDADIFLVFRIFSADLREQTFVGAIDPHTPVAQGWLRASHRKLDEKVSTPYRPYHSHDEVQPLQPEVPVDLAIEIWPTSIVVPKGHRIALSVRGKDYVWQKTTGAKLSNFKNELLGCGPFLHDDPRDRPQKLFGGTTILHIDQDGSSHVLVPIVPAK; encoded by the coding sequence ATGTTTGACAATCTCCGCAACAACGTCAAAAAAATGAGGGAAGAGATGGTCCGGTCGACCGAACAAGACGGCATGCTGATTGATTGGGATGTCGAAATCCGTATGGACGACGGAGTCGTTCTGCGCGCCGATGTGTTCCGCCCGATCGAAAGTGGAAAATGGCCGGTCTTGCTGACCTATGGTCCCTACGCCAAGGGACTTTCCTTCCAAGAGGGATATCCGAGTGCGTGGCAGAGCATGGCCGCAGATCATCCCGACGTTGCTTATGGCTCGACTAATAAGTATCAGAACTGGGAAGTCGTCGATCCCGAGAAGTGGGTGTGCCATGGCTATGTCTGCGTGCGGGTGGATTCACGCGGCACCGGGCGCTCACCGGGATTCGTGGATCACTTCTCCCCGCGTGAAAGCCGGGACTTCTTTGAATGCATTGAGTGGGCTGGTGTACAGAGCTGGTCCAACGGCAAGGTCGGGCTGAACGGCATTTCCTATTACGGGATCAACCAGTGGCAGGTGGCTTCGCTACAGCCGCCGCATCTCGCCGCAATGTGCATCTGGGAAGGCTCCGCCGACTGGTACCGCGACATGACGCACCATGGCGGCATCCTCTCCACCTTCTGGGCCAACTGGTACGACATGCAGGTGAAGACGGTGCAGTTCGGCCTCGGCGAGCGCGGGCCGCGCAGCAAGGTCACGGGCGCGCTGGTGTGCGGTGATCAGACCATGTCGGATCATGAACTCGCGGCCAATCGCTGCAGCTTTGGCGACGACATCCTCGCCCATCCGCTCGATGATGATTATCATAAGGCGCGTTCGCCGGATTGGAATAAAGTGACGGTGCCGTTTCTCTCGGCGGCCAACTGGGGCGGCCAGGGCCTTCACCCGCGCGGCAATTTTGAAGGTTACATTCGGGCGGCATCCAAGGAAAAGTGGCTGGAGTGTCACGGCCTCGAACACTGGACGCATTTCTATACGGATTACGGCCGCGCGCTGCAGAAGCGGTTTTTCGATTTCTACCTCAAGGGAAAAGCCAACGGATGGGATGAGCAGCCGAAAGTTCAGCTGCAGATCCGTCATACCGACCGCTTTGTCGAGCGTCACGAAGCCGATTGGCCGCTCCCCAAGACGGTTTGGACCAAGTTCTACCTCGATCCCACCGACCAGACGCTGTCGCTCGAGCCTCCATCGAAGCCCGCCAAGATCGCCTTCGATGCACTGGGCGACGGGCTGACCTTCATGTCCAAACCGATGCCGGAAGACACCGAAATCACCGGTCCGCTCGCCGCCGGCTTGCGAATCTCGTCGAGTACCGAGGACGCCGACATCTTCCTGGTGTTCCGGATTTTCAGTGCCGATCTGCGCGAGCAGACATTTGTCGGGGCGATCGATCCGCATACGCCGGTGGCGCAAGGATGGTTGCGTGCATCGCACCGCAAGCTCGACGAAAAGGTGTCGACGCCATACCGGCCCTATCACAGCCACGATGAGGTGCAGCCGTTGCAACCCGAGGTTCCCGTCGATCTCGCGATCGAGATCTGGCCGACGTCGATCGTGGTCCCGAAGGGGCACCGCATCGCCTTGAGCGTGCGCGGCAAGGACTATGTGTGGCAGAAAACCACAGGTGCCAAACTGTCCAATTTCAAGAACGAATTGCTCGGCTGCGGCCCGTTCCTGCACGATGACCCGCGAGACCGACCGCAAAAGCTGTTCGGAGGAACGACGATCCTGCACATCGACCAGGACGGCTCCAGCCATGTGCTGGTCCCGATCGTGCCGGCCAAGTAG
- a CDS encoding branched-chain amino acid transport system substrate-binding protein (product_source=KO:K01999; cath_funfam=3.40.50.2300; cog=COG0683; ko=KO:K01999; pfam=PF13458; superfamily=53822) encodes MGISRRNFVAGAAGLGLGTALASRSARAADEPIRIGLLTIKTGPLASGGIDMERALGMYLKERDYKMSGRTVELIPADTAGVPATARTKTQELVEKNKVHCLIGPLAAFEALAIDDYIRQAQIPTLSVAAAEDMTQRSANPWFVRATSTSAQCAHPLGEYAAKELKYKKMITIGDDIAYGHEMCAGFQRVFEDNGGKIVQKLFSPLAVPDYGTYVGQIKEADAIFLGFAGSNGFRFLRQLVDYGMKDKLAVIGGMTALDEAVLRNMGDEALNIVTTCWYSAELDAKQNQTFAPAFRKEFKYDPGFYAASTYVNGAVLEAAVKAVDGKIEDKKAFMAALRAVNVDTARGPVKFDDTGNVVGNVYLRKVTRKDGRLVNSVFKTYPDVSQFWTYGKEAFLANPVYSRDFPPAKNLQK; translated from the coding sequence ATGGGAATTTCACGTCGCAATTTTGTCGCTGGAGCCGCAGGTCTTGGGCTCGGTACGGCTTTGGCTTCGCGCTCCGCACGCGCCGCGGACGAGCCGATTCGTATCGGCCTGTTGACGATCAAGACCGGTCCGCTGGCATCCGGCGGCATCGACATGGAACGCGCGCTCGGCATGTATCTCAAGGAGCGCGACTACAAGATGTCCGGCAGGACGGTCGAGCTGATCCCGGCCGACACCGCGGGCGTCCCTGCCACGGCGCGAACCAAGACGCAGGAACTGGTCGAAAAGAACAAGGTCCATTGCCTTATCGGGCCGCTCGCCGCTTTCGAGGCATTGGCCATCGATGACTATATCCGCCAGGCCCAGATTCCGACGCTTTCCGTCGCAGCCGCGGAAGACATGACACAGCGCAGTGCGAACCCCTGGTTCGTGCGCGCGACATCGACTTCTGCCCAGTGCGCGCATCCGCTCGGCGAATATGCGGCGAAGGAGCTGAAATACAAGAAGATGATCACGATCGGCGACGATATCGCCTATGGCCACGAGATGTGCGCGGGCTTCCAGCGTGTGTTCGAGGATAATGGCGGCAAGATCGTCCAGAAGCTGTTTTCGCCGCTCGCGGTTCCTGATTACGGCACCTATGTGGGGCAGATCAAAGAGGCCGACGCGATCTTCCTGGGCTTTGCGGGATCGAATGGCTTTCGCTTCCTTCGGCAGCTTGTCGACTACGGCATGAAGGACAAGCTGGCCGTCATCGGCGGGATGACGGCGCTGGACGAAGCGGTCCTGCGCAACATGGGCGATGAGGCGCTCAATATCGTCACCACATGCTGGTATTCCGCCGAACTGGACGCAAAGCAGAACCAGACATTTGCCCCCGCCTTTCGCAAGGAATTCAAATACGATCCGGGCTTCTACGCCGCCAGCACCTATGTCAACGGTGCGGTGCTGGAAGCGGCAGTCAAGGCGGTCGACGGCAAGATCGAGGACAAGAAGGCCTTCATGGCCGCGCTGCGGGCGGTCAATGTCGATACCGCGCGCGGACCGGTCAAGTTCGATGACACCGGCAACGTGGTCGGCAACGTGTATCTGCGAAAGGTCACGCGCAAGGATGGCCGGCTGGTCAATTCCGTGTTCAAGACCTACCCCGACGTCAGCCAGTTCTGGACCTACGGCAAGGAAGCGTTTCTCGCCAACCCGGTCTATTCGCGCGATTTCCCGCCAGCTAAGAACCTTCAGAAATGA
- a CDS encoding NAD(P)-dependent dehydrogenase (short-subunit alcohol dehydrogenase family) (product_source=COG1028; cath_funfam=3.40.50.720; cog=COG1028; pfam=PF13561; superfamily=51735), which produces MRAPYATAKWGVIGFTKSLAIELGEFNIRVNAILPGLVAGDRQRRVLEAKAQQRGIAFAEMERTAFSYASIKDYVTPAQIADQIVFLCSQRGRTISGQAISICGDTQMLG; this is translated from the coding sequence ATGCGCGCGCCCTACGCCACCGCCAAATGGGGCGTTATCGGTTTCACCAAGTCGCTCGCGATTGAACTCGGCGAATTCAACATCCGGGTGAACGCTATCCTGCCGGGCCTGGTCGCGGGCGATCGGCAACGCCGGGTGCTGGAAGCCAAGGCGCAGCAGCGCGGCATCGCTTTTGCCGAGATGGAGCGCACCGCATTTTCCTACGCGTCCATCAAGGACTATGTCACCCCGGCACAGATTGCCGACCAGATCGTCTTCCTGTGCAGCCAGCGCGGACGAACGATTTCCGGTCAAGCGATCTCGATCTGTGGCGATACCCAGATGCTCGGCTAG
- a CDS encoding AcrR family transcriptional regulator (product_source=COG1309; cath_funfam=1.10.10.60; cog=COG1309; pfam=PF00440; superfamily=46689), whose product MRKKALIVKAPTAPRRRRLSPEDRRRDILQAATIFFSEEGFNGGTRELAQKLGVTQPLLYRYFPSKDHLIKEVYRTVYLERWDPRWDKLLTDRTQPIRMRFEEFYRAYTDVIFTREWMRIYLFSGLKGLDINRWYLDVVQKKILNRIIQEYRHEAGLPPQKKPSAVELELAWAFHSGIFYYGMRKLIYEAPVLKDKNQVISVTLNVFLMGIGRIFGSDVGGVSSRKRLPAAAVSTGRKKLVRP is encoded by the coding sequence ATGAGAAAGAAAGCCCTGATCGTAAAAGCGCCGACGGCGCCAAGGCGCCGGCGGCTTTCGCCGGAGGACCGGCGCAGGGATATTCTCCAGGCGGCGACGATTTTCTTCTCCGAAGAGGGCTTCAACGGCGGGACGCGAGAACTCGCGCAAAAACTCGGTGTCACGCAGCCGCTGCTGTATCGGTACTTTCCAAGCAAGGACCATCTCATCAAGGAAGTTTACCGCACCGTCTATCTGGAACGGTGGGATCCGCGATGGGATAAATTGCTGACCGATCGAACGCAACCGATCCGCATGCGTTTCGAAGAGTTCTACCGGGCCTATACGGATGTGATCTTCACCCGCGAGTGGATGCGGATCTATCTGTTCTCGGGGTTGAAAGGTCTGGACATCAACCGATGGTATCTCGACGTCGTGCAGAAAAAGATTCTGAACCGCATCATTCAGGAGTACCGGCACGAAGCGGGTTTGCCACCGCAGAAGAAGCCATCAGCTGTTGAACTCGAACTGGCCTGGGCTTTTCACAGCGGCATCTTCTATTACGGCATGCGCAAGCTGATCTACGAAGCCCCCGTGCTCAAAGACAAGAACCAAGTGATCTCCGTAACGTTGAATGTGTTTCTGATGGGGATAGGGCGCATTTTCGGATCGGACGTGGGCGGCGTGTCGAGTCGCAAGCGCCTTCCGGCGGCCGCGGTTTCGACCGGACGAAAGAAACTGGTCCGGCCTTGA